A stretch of DNA from Lotus japonicus ecotype B-129 chromosome 4, LjGifu_v1.2:
AGATTGGTGAAGTGGCAATTACGCGTAGGATCAATGAAGCCATGTGACAAAGGTCACCGGACCACCACGTCTGACAATGACAAAAATTAGATAATTTCTCAAACAATAAGGATTAAGTTCAAATTTTGCTTGAAAATGGATCATTTTCAAACTTACGTATTTTACAGGGACCAAAATCTTATTtaacaatattttaaattaaatgtttttcttcattttaaATACACATACAAAGATGCTTCTAAATATACTAATTATATTAGCTGCTTTTTCTATAAGGATGTGATGATCATGGGAAATATTGTTTAATCACACAAAAGCTTTCTCACACGACTAGCAGGACTTGTCTATGCGTGTTTCCTTGTGGGATATAATAAAAAGTGAACAAAACTATTCTTATAAATTAATATGAACGTGTTTTTACTTAACTAAATTGATATCCAAACACATACATAACCGTATAAATTTGGTCTTCGATTATTATTATTCAATGTGTAAGCTACAACTCTGAACTGAAGACGCCATCCAATCCAACTCATCCATCCCAAAATTGAATGAAGGAGACGGGAGCTAAATTATACCAAGAAGCAAGAAGCATATATAAATAGCAATAAAGGAGAAGCAGCCCTAGAATTTCAGTGCCCAATTAAAATatcaattggagagagaaattaagCCACCTAGTCTTCCATAGGTGCAATTCTTTTCACCCTATAGCTTCCTGGGGATGTTCAAATTGGGGTTAGCAATAATTAAACTTGACCTATACTTGATAATTTGGTCGTCTTAATTTTGTCAACTTAGATCATGTTGCAACTAATATTAGAATGCAACTAGATTAACTCCACATCCTAGATGAAAACATGTtatcctttaaaaaaaaacatgttactAATATAAATCTTAGTAATTGTTTAAaacattaatatattaatttttgagACATAAGAAAAATATGAATTTCCTCAAAATTGAGAAATATTCTTTGAaatataattcaaaataaattttattaattactaatGTATGCATATGATATTATTAatcaataaatcaaaataactaTACAAATCCAAAATATGATGTCAGCTCAGCTTTACTACTTATATACTGTCTACACGAGTTTTATTTCATTCGCATTCAAGTTATCTTCCATTCAAAAGACCATTGTTTGACACATGAAATCTGATGACATACATATTAGAGACAATTTTTAATTAACATCCGCTAATATTTATAGCGCTTAAAAACCGTCAGTAAAATGTATATCGAATGTTTGCCTATTAGATTTCGTATTTTCACGTATGAGTTATGTCCTCTTTTCATTCACTTCATCTTCCTATTTTTCTCCTCAGTTTCTCTATTTCTCTTGTATGAGTGTATTTAGGATGTGAACCAAATTTTTCTGAAACTAGACGGGCTATGAATCTATGACCCTTTAGATTTCGTAACCCTTGAATTTTTGGAGAACCACATTGAATATCCCTTTAATTTGCTGCACCACCTTTTATTTCTCATTGATTCGTCTAATGCTTTTTGCAGTCACTCCCCTTTCAGTAAAAACTCGTTACCAAAGACTTTgccctctctttctcttccttgGGCCCCCTCTAGCTATTCCCCTCCTCTAGTCATCACCTTTTGAACAATCAAAGTTATTCATCAAAATGATAAAAACAGCTTCTTCAAGCCACTTAACCTAAGAAAGAAAACCCTTCTTCACCACATCAATTAACCACACAGCTGGCGTATATATATCCTCTAATTACTTGATAAGGTAGATATATATGTAGTTAAATTACTCATAATTATTGGTGTTTCATTTCAATTGATCAAATTGAAAACCCTCTTTCTCTCCCTTCTCTTATATTTTTCAGCAAATTTTTGTTAAGTCATGGATACAAACCAAAACAACAACACTACTAGTGCATTCACAAGTTTGAATAGCACTTGGAATCTGGAGAAGATGGATCAAGACCCTATAATTCTCCAACTCCACCAACAAAACCACCAAATCCCTTCAGGGGTTTGGCCCTACCACCACCTTCTTCACATGCCATCTTCATCAAACACCATCACACCCTCCTCATCAGGTTCTCTCAGTGATATCTTAGGAGTCCACAGcatagaagaaggagaagaagaacaagaagaagaagagttagGAGCAATGAAGGAGATGATGTACAAGATCGCTGCTATGCAGCCGGTGGACATCGACCCCGCCACCATCCGGAGGCCGAAGAGGAGAAACGTCCGCATCAGCGATGATCCGGCAAGTGTGGCGGCGAGGCATCGGAGAGAGAGGATCAGTGAGAAGATACGGATCCTCCAGAGACTCGTCCCTGGAGGAACCAAGATGGACACGGCGTCCATGCTCGACGAAGCCATTCGCTATGTCAAGTTCTTGAAGAGGCAAATCAGGTTGCTTCAGTCCACCACTCCTCAACACCACCCTCCTCCACAACCACCACAATGTGTTGGAATTGGAAGTACTACAGGTGCTCCTCTTCTACCTCCTAGCACCTTGTTATTAGCCCCTTCTTTTGATTGGCCCTTTGCACCAAATTTATTACTCAGTTCCACTGCCACTACTGTGGTCGCCACCAACATGCCGGCCCGACTAGGAATTGAAGCCGTTGGCCACGGTcatgcttgtgatgcctcttcCAGCTTTAATCATCATGAGGTAATCAGTGAATAATTAGTGGATGATAATTAGGTCATGATAATTAATTGCTTAATGTACGTATATGAAACCTAGGAGTACTGCTTGATGATATCAGTATGTAGATTATTGTCTCAATgccaaaaaaaatagagaagaaaaaaaaaaaaggaatgatCAAGAAGATGCAGGTAGAGTaggtgtgt
This window harbors:
- the LOC130714744 gene encoding transcription factor HEC3-like, coding for MDTNQNNNTTSAFTSLNSTWNLEKMDQDPIILQLHQQNHQIPSGVWPYHHLLHMPSSSNTITPSSSGSLSDILGVHSIEEGEEEQEEEELGAMKEMMYKIAAMQPVDIDPATIRRPKRRNVRISDDPASVAARHRRERISEKIRILQRLVPGGTKMDTASMLDEAIRYVKFLKRQIRLLQSTTPQHHPPPQPPQCVGIGSTTGAPLLPPSTLLLAPSFDWPFAPNLLLSSTATTVVATNMPARLGIEAVGHGHACDASSSFNHHEVISE